From the Actinopolymorpha singaporensis genome, the window TCCGCGGTCCTCGGCAGATACCTCTGGAGGGTCACGGCGCGTCGGGGGCCGGCACGTCGACAGTTCGGACCGACCTGCGGCGTAGAGGAGTCGCGAGGCAGTCCTCACACCCCGCTGCGGGTGAGGGTCTCGTCGAGCCAGTGCTCATAGCGGCGGCCGAAGTACAGCACGTGCATGATCGCCGTGTAGACCTGGTAGACCGGCGCACGGACCTCGAAGAAGTCCTTCTCGATCGGATGGAACCTCCGGTACGACTCGAACACGGCGTCGGCGTACGGCTGGCCGACGACATGTGACAGGTCGAGCTCCGGGTGGCCGTAGACGACAGACGGATCGAGCAGACCCGTTATCTTGTTGCCGTCCGCGAGAATGTTCGCGCTCCACAGGTCACCGTGCAGCAACGTCGGGGCGGCGGGCTCGGTCAGACGGTCACCCAACTGCTCGCAGAGCCTCTCGACCCGTGCGCGAAAGCCGACGTTCAGTGTTCCGTTCGCGACTGCCGCGTCGGCGCAGTGACGCAGCCGTCGATCCCTGAAGAACGGCACCCAGGCGCTGGACCATCCGTTGGGTAACAGGAACCAGCCGTTCAGGGTCGGGCCGTCGAAGCCGAAGGCGTCGGCGTGCCGTCCGTGCAGGATCGCCAACTCCTCGCCGAGAGAGGTCGCTGCGGCGCCGGTCAGGTGCACCCCGGGCATGAAGGTCTGCAGGAGGAGCTCCGGATCGGCGTAGATCACCTCCGGCACGATGCGGGGGTGCGCGTCGTGGAGATGACGCACCATCGTCGCCTCGATGTCAAGGCGCGCTTGCTCCCCGAACGCCGCCTTGCAGACGACCGTACGCCCGTCGGCCAGGTCCAGCCGCCGCACGTCCGCCACCATGCCACCGACGAGGGGTACCTGCCCGGCCACCGTCAGCCCGGCGCGATGGCGTACGGCGTCGAGGATGCGTTCCACGGCAACGCGATCTTCAGCCACGATGTTTCTCCCTTCACGCCCTTCCTGCGAAGGCGGAGTCGTCCGGCCGGAAGCGGCGGCCGGTGAGGAGGAAGCCGACGAAGCCCAGGGCTGTCAGGGCGGCGGGGATGACGAACAGCGCAGGTATGCCGAGCCAACCGACGCCGAAGGCCCCGATGGACCCGCCGACGGCTCCGGCGAGCGGGATACAGCTGCTGAACATCGAGGAGGCGAGTCCGATCCTTTCCGGGCAGAGCTGTTGAGCAACGGTGATGCCCAGGCCCGCGACCGCCGCCCAGACGCCGGACATCAGGACCTGGCCGGCGAACAGCCCCACGACCTGACTGCTGGTGGCGTACGCGAGGTGGGCACCGACTCCGAGCACCGCCGCCATCGCGAGCACCCGGATCGGGGTGAACCTGTCGGCGAGCCGGGCGAAGACAGGCATCAGAAGGAGTTCCAGGAACGGCTGTACGGCGATCACGGCCCCGCGCATGGCGTCACCGACGTGCAGTTGGTTCGCCATGTACAGCGGCAGGAACGCGAACTTCATGGTGTCGCCGTTCATCACCAGTACGCAGCATCCGAGGAACACCAGCAGCGGTGTCAGCCTGTTCTTCGTTCCGTACTTGGTGGTTCCCCTGTGATCATCGGGCCGGCGAACTGTCGACCTCGTGGCCGCATCCGGCTTGGCGGTCTCCACCCTGAAGCGTTCGACGCGGCGGGTGCCGAGCGGAACCAGCTGCGCGACCAGGCAGGCGGCGTTGGCCATGAGCAGCGGCCGCAGGCCGAAGGTCGCGCCGAACCAGCTCCCGAGAACCGGGCCGACGATCCAGCCGGCCGTGAAGCTCATGCGGACCGCGGCGACGATCCGGTTGGTGGCCGGGGATGGGTGCCGGCTGAGTTCGTCGCGAGTGGCGGCGAAGAGTTGCCCCATCGCTCCGCCGCCGAAGCTCAGGACGAACGCCCCGATGACGAACGGCATCCAGGGCCGGTCGGCCAGCGCCATCGCGGTCCAGCCGAGTGCGGCGATCACAGCGCACGCGCGGTACAGGAACAGCCGGTTGGTGAGCCGCTCGGACAACGTGCCGACCAGGAAGCCTGCGACCGGCGCAGTGAGGTTGACGAGGTAGTACAGGCCGGCGGCCTGGATCGGGATGTGCAGTTCCGTGACCAGGTACAACGTCATCTGGGGCATGGTCGCCGACGTGCCGATCCCGGCGACGAACAGGCTGATGCAGGCGGCCCGCAGGAATGGCGTACGCCAGACGATCCGTACGACGGACGTGCCCGTCGGGCTATGGTCCCCCTCGGCGTTTCCCAACCTGGCTCACAACCATCCTCTGGTCCGGCATGATCAGGCTGATGGTACGAGCGATACCGCCCCGGATCGGCGCGAGGTCTGACCCGAACGGAGTCCGATGCACGCTGCGCTCGCTGTCCACCGGGTGGTTGCCGACCAGGCTGCCAATCTGACCAGCATCACGAGGTTGACCAGGGAGGCTGCGGACAGGGGTGCGGGTCTGGTCGTCTTCTCCGAGACGGCACTGACCGGCTTCGTCGGCAACGACGATCCCGTACACGATCGGCTCCTGGCGCAGCCCGTGTCCGGCCCGGTCACCGAGCAGCTTGGCGCTCTGTCAAGCGAGAGCGGCATATGGATCGCCATCGGCCTGTACGAATGGTGAACCACCTGGCAGAGCCCGACGTGGGCGGCTGCTTCGGCGCCGCTCTGGCGGTGGGTCCTGACGGCACGATCATCAGCGAACTTCCGCCGGGCAACGAAGGTCTCCTCCTGGTAGACCTCTCCCGTTGACGACACCTCGCACCGTCGCGTCCGGGTGCGGCCTACCTGGCTCGTCGGAGGTTTTCGCATCCGCCCCAGGGTAGACAGCGCCGCAGGGAAGCCGGAGTTGCCCTCGACTTCCCTCTGATTCGGCGACATGGCACTAAGGAACCGATTCGTGGACATCTTCCAGACCCTCGAATCCGACGTACGCAGCTACTGCCGAGGATGGCCGGCGACGTTCGATCGGGCTGTCGGCAGCCGTCTGTACGACGAGAGTGGAAGGGCATACCTGGACTTCTTCGCGGGCGCGGGCGTACTCAACTACGGCCACAACAATCCCGTACTCAAACGAGCCCTGATCGAATACCTGGAACGCGACGGAATCACCCACTCGCTGGACATGAACACCGTGGCGAAGCGGGATTTCCTGCAGGCGTTGCGCGACCTCGTGCTGAGGCCGCGCAACCTGGACTACAAGGTGATGTTCCCCGGACCGGCGGGTGCCAATGCAGTCGAGGCCGCGCTGAAGCTCGCCTGCAAGGTGACCGGGCGCCACTCCGTGGTCAGCTTCACCAACGGCTTCCACGGCATGACACTCGGCGCGCTCGCCGTGACGGGCAACTCGGTGAAGCGCGCCGGCGCGGGCGTACCACTGGCACACACCGCGCCGATGCCCTACGACGGCTACCTCGCGAACTCACCGGACTTCGAACTCCTGACCAAGCTGCTGGACGACCGCGGAAGCGGACTCGACCTGCCAGCGGCCTTCATCGTGGAAACGGTGCAGGGAGAAGGCGGACTCAACACGGCCAGGATCGAGTGGCTCCAGGAACTCGCGGAGCTGTGCAGGCGGCGCGACATCCTGTTGATCGTCGACGACGTGCAGATGGGCTGCGGCCGCACAGGGCCGTTCTTCAGCTTTGAGATCGCCGGCCTCAGGCCGGACATCGTGTGCCTTTCCAAGGCCATCGGTGGGTACGGGCTGCCGCTCGCGCTGACCCTGTTCAGGCCGGAGCTGGACATCTGGACACCCGGGGAGCACAACGGCACTTTCCGCGGCATCAACCCCGCCTTCGTCGCCGCGGCCGAGGCTCTGCGTACCTACTGGCGCGATGACAACCTCGAGAAGAGCACGGTGGCGAAGGGCGAGCAGGCCGAAAGAGTCCTGGCCGACGTAGCCGCCGCCCACCCCGGGATCCCGATGCAGGTCAGGGGAAGGGGTCTCGCGCGCGGCCTGGCCCTGCCCAGCGGAGACCTGGCGGAACGGGTCTGCCGCAACGCGTTCGAGCGCGGACTACTCCTGGAAACCTCCGGTCCCGAAGGAGAGGTGGTCAAGTTGCTGCCGCCGCTCACCGTGACCGACGACGAACTCGACGAGGGACTGTCGCTGCTCGAGGAGTCCGTGAAGGAAGCATCGAGGTGACCGTAGTCGAACTGTCGAGGTCGTCCTCGCGACGGCGGTCAGGACGCCCGAACGGCCGGTCCAGGTGGTGCACCAACCTCGCCGGTGCGCCTGAGCTTGTGCCAACGCAGGCGATTTCCGGTCAGGGCGGTGATGCACGAGTGCAGCAGCACGAGATACATGACCTGCCGGTAGGCCACCTGCTGTAGAGGCAACGCCCAGAGGCTGCGCAGGTCCTCGCGATCGAGCCGGAAGGCGTAGGCCGCGGATATGGCTTGTACGCCCAACAGCCCTGCCCATACCAGCAGGGTCCGCCAGGGGTTGTGGGACACCAGCCCGTAGACAGCAGCGATGTCGACCAGTGGTGCGAGCAGTGGGGCCAGAACCTGGAACACGGAGATCAGTGGCAGCCCGACCCGCCCGAAGCGGCCCGAGGGTCCGCGTTCGATCAGCGAGCGGCGGTGCTTCCAGATCGCCTGCATGGTGCCGTAGCTCCAGCGGTATCTCTGCCGCCACAGTTGGGTCATCGTGCCCGGCGCCTCCGTCCACGCCAAGGCGTTCTCCTGGTACGCCACGTCCCAGCCGGCGCGGTGGAGCGCCATGGTGATGTCGGTGTCTTCGGCAAGCGTGTCTTCGGTCATCATCCCGGCATCCCGCAGGGCAGTGCGACGGAACGCTCCGACGGCACCCGGGATGGTGGGCATGCAGCGAAGCAGGTCGTACATGCGCCGGTCGAGGTTGAAGCCCATGACGTACTCGATGTGCTGCCATTTGCCGATCATGCGATCGCGGTTGCCGACCTTCGCGTTGCCGGCCACTGCCCCGACTCGCGGGTTGGCGAAGGGCTGTACCAGGTTGTGCACCGTCGCGGGCTCGAAAACGGTGTCGCCGTCCATCATCACGATCAGCTCGTACGAAGCCCAGGCGACGCCGGTGTTGAGCGCGGTTGCTTTGCCACTGTTGGGCTGCCGTACGAGCGTGACCCCGGGCAGGCCGAGGGATTTCACGATCTCGGCGGTGTCGTCGGTCGATCCGTCGTCCACCACGATGATCTCGACCGGATGATTGCTCGCCGCCAGTGAACGCACCGTGTTGGCGATGCACTCGCGTTCGTTGTACGCGGGAACCACGACGCTGACCGGTTCGATGACGTCAGGTCCCCAGGAGAAGTCCGGGTCGTTGCGTACGCGGGCGTGGCGCCGGGCAAACACCAGCATCATCACAAGCCGGAAGAGCACCAGCAGGCCGGTGACTGCCAGGAGAACGAACAAACCTCGTACGGCCACCTGGGAAAGCTGGACCGCGGCGACGAATGCCCTGCCCTTCCAGAGCCCGGCGCTGGTGGGGGGATGGTCGAAGCTCTCGGCTCCCATGGCCTTGCTGAGGGTGGTGAACCGGTAGCCTCTGGCCTGCAGTCTGGGGATCAGCACATCCAGTGCATGGACCGTCTGCGCCACCTTGTCGCCGGATTCGTACATGAGCACCACGGCGCTCCGGCCGGTCGGCTCGGGGACTGGACGATTCGCGGCGCCGTGAACGGCGGTGCGTAGCCAGTGCTCGCTGCCGGTGTCGTTCAGGACGGTGAGGTATCCCTTGGACCCAAGGTATTGGACGGCCGGCCAGGAGAGGTTGTCCAGCCTGCTCGGGACGGACGAATCCGCCGGGCGGACAAGTGAACTGGTGATTCCGGCGGCACCGGCCAGCGCCAGTTGGGAACGCGCAAGCTCGCCGTCGATGTCCGCCTTCGAGCCGCGAAGGATATCCGGGCGAGAAAAGGTGTGCAGCCCGACATCTTGTCCTGAATTGACCAGATCACGGACAACGCCGGGGTACCGAACGGTCAGCTGACCGACGACGAAGAAGGTGCCGTGCACCTTGTGTTTCTTCAGGACCTTGAGAATTTTCGGTGTCCACATCGGGTCCGGGCCGTCGTCGAAGGTAAGGACGATGGTCTTCTTCGGGACGCGGTACGTACGAACTGTGGATCCGGTCGCGTCGAGGACGGGGCCGCCTCTCAGGACCTTCTCGGGCACCCAGTCGGAGGCCACCATGTAAGGCAGGTGCTCGGTGGCCGGGACTTTGTGTACGTAGCCGTCGAGGAGAAGAACGCAGAGGAGGACCGCGAGCAGGAACACCGGGACGATCGGCAGGCGTCGAGCCCTCCCTGGCCGGGACGGCGTCCGGGCGCGACCAGTTCCCTGGTTCGACTTCGGGTTCGCACGTACCGGCGACTTGCTGCTGGCGTTCACCATCGTCGCGACTGGTCGTACGTCGGCGGGGCATAGTCTTCGGATCCGACGGGGAACGCGGCGTCATCTGTCCCCGGGCTGTCCGACCACCGGCTGGGAGGCCGTTTCCTGCTCTCTGGCCGGGAACCCCGTCCTGAGGCCGGAGAGCCGGAAGCGGTTGGTGTGGGACCTGAGGGTTCGGGGAGGGGCCGGCTCCTTGACTGCCCTCTCCGGTCGGAGCGGTCGGTGGCGGACGAGGTGCGATCCCTCGCTCCAGAACGGACTTCTTGCATCCGCGCGAGCGACGCGGAGGGGGACGGGGCCGCGGAGGCCCCAGCGGGAGGTGCCGCCCGGCTGGGAGCCATCGGGGTGACTCCAGTGAGGCTGACGCCCAGCACGGCCGTGCACGCGGCGCACAGGCCGGCCACAAGGTAGCCGGCGCGCCGAACGTTGCGGGCCCGGCGGCCG encodes:
- the ectB gene encoding diaminobutyrate--2-oxoglutarate transaminase; protein product: MDIFQTLESDVRSYCRGWPATFDRAVGSRLYDESGRAYLDFFAGAGVLNYGHNNPVLKRALIEYLERDGITHSLDMNTVAKRDFLQALRDLVLRPRNLDYKVMFPGPAGANAVEAALKLACKVTGRHSVVSFTNGFHGMTLGALAVTGNSVKRAGAGVPLAHTAPMPYDGYLANSPDFELLTKLLDDRGSGLDLPAAFIVETVQGEGGLNTARIEWLQELAELCRRRDILLIVDDVQMGCGRTGPFFSFEIAGLRPDIVCLSKAIGGYGLPLALTLFRPELDIWTPGEHNGTFRGINPAFVAAAEALRTYWRDDNLEKSTVAKGEQAERVLADVAAAHPGIPMQVRGRGLARGLALPSGDLAERVCRNAFERGLLLETSGPEGEVVKLLPPLTVTDDELDEGLSLLEESVKEASR
- a CDS encoding nitrilase-related carbon-nitrogen hydrolase, which encodes MHAALAVHRVVADQAANLTSITRLTREAADRGAGLVVFSETALTGFVGNDDPVHDRLLAQPVSGPVTEQLGALSSESGIWIAIGLYEW
- a CDS encoding MFS transporter encodes the protein MGNAEGDHSPTGTSVVRIVWRTPFLRAACISLFVAGIGTSATMPQMTLYLVTELHIPIQAAGLYYLVNLTAPVAGFLVGTLSERLTNRLFLYRACAVIAALGWTAMALADRPWMPFVIGAFVLSFGGGAMGQLFAATRDELSRHPSPATNRIVAAVRMSFTAGWIVGPVLGSWFGATFGLRPLLMANAACLVAQLVPLGTRRVERFRVETAKPDAATRSTVRRPDDHRGTTKYGTKNRLTPLLVFLGCCVLVMNGDTMKFAFLPLYMANQLHVGDAMRGAVIAVQPFLELLLMPVFARLADRFTPIRVLAMAAVLGVGAHLAYATSSQVVGLFAGQVLMSGVWAAVAGLGITVAQQLCPERIGLASSMFSSCIPLAGAVGGSIGAFGVGWLGIPALFVIPAALTALGFVGFLLTGRRFRPDDSAFAGRA
- a CDS encoding fructosamine kinase family protein, whose translation is MAEDRVAVERILDAVRHRAGLTVAGQVPLVGGMVADVRRLDLADGRTVVCKAAFGEQARLDIEATMVRHLHDAHPRIVPEVIYADPELLLQTFMPGVHLTGAAATSLGEELAILHGRHADAFGFDGPTLNGWFLLPNGWSSAWVPFFRDRRLRHCADAAVANGTLNVGFRARVERLCEQLGDRLTEPAAPTLLHGDLWSANILADGNKITGLLDPSVVYGHPELDLSHVVGQPYADAVFESYRRFHPIEKDFFEVRAPVYQVYTAIMHVLYFGRRYEHWLDETLTRSGV
- a CDS encoding bifunctional polysaccharide deacetylase/glycosyltransferase family 2 protein; translated protein: MFLLAVLLCVLLLDGYVHKVPATEHLPYMVASDWVPEKVLRGGPVLDATGSTVRTYRVPKKTIVLTFDDGPDPMWTPKILKVLKKHKVHGTFFVVGQLTVRYPGVVRDLVNSGQDVGLHTFSRPDILRGSKADIDGELARSQLALAGAAGITSSLVRPADSSVPSRLDNLSWPAVQYLGSKGYLTVLNDTGSEHWLRTAVHGAANRPVPEPTGRSAVVLMYESGDKVAQTVHALDVLIPRLQARGYRFTTLSKAMGAESFDHPPTSAGLWKGRAFVAAVQLSQVAVRGLFVLLAVTGLLVLFRLVMMLVFARRHARVRNDPDFSWGPDVIEPVSVVVPAYNERECIANTVRSLAASNHPVEIIVVDDGSTDDTAEIVKSLGLPGVTLVRQPNSGKATALNTGVAWASYELIVMMDGDTVFEPATVHNLVQPFANPRVGAVAGNAKVGNRDRMIGKWQHIEYVMGFNLDRRMYDLLRCMPTIPGAVGAFRRTALRDAGMMTEDTLAEDTDITMALHRAGWDVAYQENALAWTEAPGTMTQLWRQRYRWSYGTMQAIWKHRRSLIERGPSGRFGRVGLPLISVFQVLAPLLAPLVDIAAVYGLVSHNPWRTLLVWAGLLGVQAISAAYAFRLDREDLRSLWALPLQQVAYRQVMYLVLLHSCITALTGNRLRWHKLRRTGEVGAPPGPAVRAS